The Sylvia atricapilla isolate bSylAtr1 chromosome 3, bSylAtr1.pri, whole genome shotgun sequence genome has a window encoding:
- the RAB1A gene encoding LOW QUALITY PROTEIN: ras-related protein Rab-1A (The sequence of the model RefSeq protein was modified relative to this genomic sequence to represent the inferred CDS: inserted 1 base in 1 codon), giving the protein MRCRRRRGRRESESAGGGAAGRRRRRGLGFPSRPSAAPRPCKRCSASGRPVSWSGSGGHFGLRRSAEAAERARADGPSRAPGDRGSLGPAHRGAPASAAGGAAAPPPHSALAXPRAAGPTDMSSMNPEYDYLFKLLLIGDSGVGKSCLLLRFADDTYTESYISTIGVDFKIRTIELDGKTIKLQIWDTAGQERFRTITSSYYRGAHGIIVVYDVTDQESFNNVKQWLQEIDRYASENVNKLLVGNKCDLTTKKVVDYTTAKEFADSLGIPFLETSAKNATNVEQSFMTMAAEIKKRMGPGATAGGAEKSNVKIQSTPVKQSSGGCC; this is encoded by the exons ATGCGCTGCCGCCGTCGCCGCGGCCGCCGGGAGAGCGAGTCCGCAGGAGGGGGCGCGGccgggaggaggcggcggcgcggaCTCGGTTTCCCGTCGCGCCCCTCGGCCGCCCCCCGGCCATGTAAGCGCTGCTCGGCGAGCGGCCGCCCCGTTTCCTGGTCGGGCTCCGGCGGCCATTTTGGGCTGAGGCGCAGCGCGGAGGCCGCGGAGCGGGCGCGGGCGGACGGGCCGAGCCGAGCGCCGGGCGATCGCGGCTCCCTCGGACCAGCGCACCGCGGAGCGCCTGCCTCGGCGGCGGGAGGTGCCGCCGCACCGCCCCCTCACAGCGCGCTCG GTCCTCGGGCCGCGGGCCCCACGGACATGTCCAGCATGAACCCCGAATA tgacTATTTATTCAAGCTACTTCTGATTGGAGACTCCGGTGTTGGGAAATCTTGCCTTCTACTTAGGTTTGCA GATGACACGTACACAGAAAGTTACATCAGCACGATTGGTGTGGACTTCAAAATCAGAACTATAGAACTAGATGGGAAAACAATCAAGCTTCAGATA TGGGACACGGCGGGACAGGAGCGGTTTCGGACTATCACTTCCAGTTACTATAGAGGAGCTCATGGCATCATAGTTGTGTATGATGTTACAGATCAG GAGTCTTTCAATAATGTCaagcagtggctgcaggagatAGACCGTTATGCCAGTGAAAACGTCAACAAGTTATTGGTGGGGAACAAGTGTGATCTGACCACAAAGAAAGTAGTAGACTATACAACAGCAAAG GAATTTGCAGATTCTCTTGGAATTCCGTTTTTGGAAACCAGTGCAAAGAATGCCACAAATGTAGAACAGTCTTTCATGACCATGGCTGCCGAGATTAAAAAACGAATGGGTCCGGGAGCGACAGCTGGTGGTGCAGAGAAGTCCAATGTTAAAATTCAGAGCACTCCAGTCAAGCAGTCTAGTGGAGGTTGCTGCTAA